In Oryza sativa Japonica Group chromosome 2, ASM3414082v1, the following are encoded in one genomic region:
- the LOC4330924 gene encoding probable polygalacturonase codes for MVETSGGGGRLHPHGQRRSVAAFLAANKTLLAAAWVIGFTLVFLWQSAKVSVGGGGGGGGFLRLRSAPPPPPSRPAPLLRPKAYELTDFGGVGDGRAVNTEAFERAVKAIAALAERGGGQLNVPPGRWLTAPFNLTSHMTLFLAEGSEILGIPDERYWPLMPALPSYGYGRERKGPRFGSLIHGQNLKDVVITGHNGSINGQGEVWWMKHRRRILNNTRPPLLQLMWSKDIIVANITLKNSPFWHFHPYDCTNITVSNVTILAPISSAPNTDGIDPDSCQDVLIENCYISVGDDAIAVKSGWDQYGIAYGRPSRNIVIRNVMARSLVSAGISIGSEMSGGIANVTVEDVRIWESRRGLRIKTAIGRGGYIRDISYRNITFDNVRAGIVIKVDYNEHADDGYDRDAFPDITNISFKEIHGRGVRVPVRAHGSSDIPIKDISFQDMSIGISYKKKHIFQCSFIEGRVIGSVFPKPCENLDLYNEQGQLVKRAAMVNSTEVDYDI; via the exons ATGGTGGAgacgtccggcggcggcgggaggctcCACCCCCACGGCCAGCGGCGGAGCGTGGCCGCGTTCCTCGCGGCCAACAAgacgctgctcgccgccgcgtgGGTCATCGGGTTCACGCTGGTGTTCCTGTGGCAGAGCGCCAAGGtatcggtcggcggcggcggcgggggcggcgggttCCTCAGGCTgcggtcggcgccgccgccgccgccgtcgcgcccggcgccgctgctgcgccCCAAGGCGTACGAACTGACGGATTTTGGCGGCGTCGGGGACGGGCGGGCGGTGAACACCGAGGCGTTCGAGCGCGCCGTCAAGGCCATCGCGGCGCTCGCGGAGCGTGGCGGAGGGCAGCTCAATGTGCCTCCCGGCCGATGGCTCACCGCGCCGTTCAACCTGACCAGCCACATGACGCTATTTCTTGCCGAGGGCTCAGAAATCCTTGGCATTCCG GACGAGAGGTATTGGCCGCTCATGCCTGCATTGCCGTCTTATGGGTATGGCAGGGAGAGGAAAGGACCTCGCTTTGGAAGTCTCATTCATGGACAAAATTTGAAAGATGTAGTCATTACAG GACACAACGGTAGCATAAATGGACAGGGTGAAGTTTGGTGGATGAAGCATCGCAGAAGGATACTGAATAATACAAGACCTCCTCTTTTGCAGCTGATGTGGTCCAAGGACATTATTGTTGCAAATATAACATTGAAGAATTCACCTTTCTGGCACTTCCACCCATATGATTGCACGAATATAACTGTTTCTAATGTTACTATCTTAGCTCCTATTTCTAGTGCTCCAAACACAGATGGCATAGATCCAG ATTCTTGTCAGGATGTGCTTATTGAGAATTGCTACATTTCAGTTGGTGATGATGCCATAGCGGTAAAGAGTGGGTGGGATCAATATGGGATTGCATATGGGCGCCCATCTCGTAACATTGTGATACGCAATGTAATGGCTCGTTCATTGGTCAG TGCTGGAATTTCAATTGGCAGTGAGATGTCTGGTGGGATTGCAAATGTTACAGTGGAGGATGTCCGCATTTGGGAGTCACGGCGAGGTTTGAGAATAAAGACTGCCATAGGAAGAGGGGGCTACATCCGCGATATCTCCTATCGCAACATAACCTTCGACAATGTCCGTGCTGGTATTGTGATAAAGGTTGACTACAATGAGCACGCTGATGATGGGTATGACCGGGATGCCTTTCCAGACATCACAAACATATCATTCAAGGAAATACATGGGCGAGGTGTCCGGGTGCCAGTCCGTGCTCATGGCAGCAGTGACATTCCCATCAAGGACATCAGCTTTCAGGACATGTCTATCGGCATCAGCTACAAGAAGAAACATATTTTCCAGTGTTCCTTCATTGAGGGGCGTGTCATCGGGTCAGTGTTTCCAAAACCATGCGAGAATTTGGATCTCTACAATGAGCAAGGGCAGCTTGTTAAGCGTGCAGCAATGGTAAACAGCACGGAAGTTGATTATGACATATGA
- the LOC4330923 gene encoding ATP-dependent DNA helicase Q-like 3 yields MKRQLPIKGASGASGSGHGKKAPQELENVLKQHFGYSGFRGKQLEAIEAVLSGRDCFCLMPTGGGKSMCYQIPALVKSGIVLVISPLIALMENQVASLKSKGIPAEFLSSTQTSHNKQKIHEDLDSGNPSLKLLYVTPELVATSGFKAKLTKLYNRGLLGLVAIDEAHCISTWGHDFRPSYRKLSSLRNQFPDIPILALTATAVPKVQKDVISSLCLRNPLILRASFNRPNIFYEVRYKDLLDDVYSDISNLLKSSGNVCSIVYCLERAVCDDLTMHLSQQGISSAAYHAGLNSKVRSSVLDDWLSSRTQVVVATVAFGMGIDRQDVRIVCHYNLPKSMEAFYQESGRAGRDQQPSKSVLYYGLDDRKKMEFILRNTKNKKSELSSSSTELSEKALADFSQIIDYCENSTCRRKMIIESFGEKVQPTLCQRSCDACKHPNLVSSRLEELRRVPTCRYNKISPVFKSSLANPKHMETEFWNREDDASISVEDISDSDDGKEVVSNTAISKLPSKAGLDAKFEALERAENAYYQAKGQTKQQGGKLVDKKSISQTLRDASQKRLLNGLGQAKLRLGNLPFDEEPSAAHLEVECFKKYEKVGKTFYNSQIAATVRWLSSSSLDQIQDRLHALADQITDHGAAASSPSIVPESPPASPDVICKIPGEATSNEAKDIPLKNNTEEFVTTEHSDEIAKVAVLSENMELPKIPSFREFMSQKGRDRATSSSKVESLPSGVRRKVGIEKQGTTGPSKKMKS; encoded by the exons ATGAAGAGACAACTTCCCATAAAAGGTGCATCGGGGGCCTCGGGATCTGGGCATGGAAAGAAAGCTCCTCAGGAGCTGGAGAACGTCTTGAAGCAACATTTCGGATATTCAGGCTTTCGAGGAAAGCAACTAGAGGCTATAGAAGCTGTTCTTTCAG GAAGGGATTGCTTTTGTTTGATGCCAACTGGAGGTGGAAAATCAATGTGCTATCAGATTCCTGCTCTAGTGAAGTCAGGCATTGTTCTTGTTATCTCACCCTTGATAG CACTAATG GAGAATCAGGTTGCCAGCTTGAAAAGCAAAGGTATTCCAGCTGAGTTTCTCTCGTCAACACAAACATCGCACAATAAACAAAAG ATACATGAAGACCTTGATTCTGGTAATccttctctaaaattgctatATGTTACTCCTGAGTTGGTTGCAACATCTGGGTTCAAGGCAAAGCTAACAAAGCTCTACAATAGAGGTCTCCTTGGTCTTGTTGCTATTGATGAG GCTCATTGCATTTCAACTTGGGGCCATGATTTCAG ACCTAGTTACCGCAAGCTTTCATCACTGAGGAACCAGTTCCCAGACATACCTATATTAGCTTTAACTGCAACCGCAGTTCCAAA AGTCCAGAAAGATGTGATATCGTCACTGTGCTTGAGAAATCCATTAATTCTTAGGGCATCATTTAATCGGCCTAATATATTCTATGAAG TTCGCTACAAGGATCTCCTTGATGACGTTTATTCTGACATATCAAATTTACTGAAGTCCAGTGGAAATGTTTGCTCAATTGTGTACTGTCTTGAACGTGCGGTTTGTGATGATCTAACTATGCATTTGTCACAGCAGGGTATCTCCTCTGCTG CTTATCATGCTGGCCTAAATAGCAAGGTGCGGAGTTCTGTTCTTGATGATTGGCTTTCCTCGAGAACTCAAGTTGTTGTTGCCACTGTTGCATTTGG AATG ggtaTTGATAGACAAGATGTCCGTATTGTGTGTCACTATAACTTGCCTAAGTCCATGGAAGCCTTCTACCAGGAGTCAGGACGAGCTGGCCGTGACCAACAGCCTTCCAAAAGTGTTCTATATTATGGATTAGATGACCGAAAGAAAATG GAATTTATTTTGAGAAACACCAAGAACAAAAAGTCAGAGTTATCGTCCTCTTCAACTGAACTTTCAGAGAAGGCCTTAGCCGACTTTAGTCAG ATAATTGATTACTGCGAAAATTCTACCTGCCGACGAAAAATGATCATTGAGAGCTTTGGGGAGAAG GTACAACCAACTTTATGCCAACGCTCATGTGATGCTTGCAAACACCCAAATCTAGTGTCCTCACGTTTGGAGGAACTTCGTCGTGTGCCCACCTGTCGCTATAACAAGATATCCCCAGTCTTCAAAAG CTCGTTGGCTAATCCAAAACACATGGAGACAGAATTTTGGAATCGTGAAGATGATGCAAGCATATCAGTTGAAGATATATCTGATTCCGATG ATGGGAAGGAGGTGGTGAGCAATACTGCCATTTCAAAGCTCCCATCAAAAGCAGGGCTAGATGCAAAATTTGAAGCATTGGAGCGTGCTGAAAATGCTTATTATCAAGCTAAAGGTCAGACCAAGCAGCAG GGTGGGAAGCTTGTTGACAAGAAGAGCATATCTCAGACACTAAGAGATGCAAGCCAAAAGCGATTGTTGAATGGCCTTGGACAAGCAAAGTTGCGACTTGGGAATCTACC GTTTGATGAAGAGCCTTCTGCAGCACACCTTGAGGTAGAGTGCTTCAAGAAGTACGAGAAAGTGGGCAAGACGTTCTACAACTCGCAGATAGCCGCCACAGTTCGGTGGCTTTCGTCTTCGAGCCTCGACCAGATACAGGACCGCCTCCACGCCCTTGCTGACCAAATCACAGATCATGGTGCTGCGGCAAGCTCCCCTTCCATCGTCCCAGAGTCTCCTCCAGCATCTCCTGATGTAATCTGTAAAATCCCTGGAGAAGCTACTAGCAACGAAGCTAAGGACATACCTCTGAAGAACAACACGGAGGAGTTTGTAACGACGGAGCATTCTGACGAGATTGCAAAGGTGGCGGTTTTATCTGAAAATATGGAGCTCCCCAAGATACCATCATTCAGAGAATTCATGAGCCAAAAAGGAAGGGATCGTGCAACGAGTTCTTCCAAAGTAGAGAGCCTGCCTTCCGGTGTTCGTAGAAAGGTTGGCATTGAGAAGCAAGGGACGACGGGACCATCCAAGAAGATGAAATCATGA
- the LOC107278604 gene encoding ethylene-responsive transcription factor ERF018 codes for MMSSSSPVVASPPEMEKKYKGVRRRKWGKWVSEIRLPNSRDRIWLGSYDSPEKAARAFDAAFVTLRGHGAAGADLNFPDSPPSCDARSSDPRQVQAAALSHANRAHVTPQQAAAALMSPPSLSPPPGFATGSEVVAPAVRADGSIDWRPVMAHPPPLYSPPGWGGGHAYDFLQPPPPSPPLPSCDDDMVDVVDESSASLWSFDTRDSYFRY; via the coding sequence ATgatgtcatcgtcgtcgccggtggtggCGTCACCGCCGGAGATGGAGAAGAAGTACAAGGGTGTGCGGCGGCGGAAGTGGGGGAAGTGGGTGTCGGAGATCCGGCTGCCCAATAGCCGCGACCGCATCTGGCTGGGCTCCTACGACTCGCCGGAGAAGGCGGCGCGGGCGTTCGACGCCGCCTTCGTCACGCTCCgcggccacggcgccgccggcgccgacctcAACTTCCCGgactcgccgccgtcgtgcgaCGCCCGCAGCAGCGACCCGCGGCAGGTGCAGGCCGCCGCGCTCTCCCACGCCAACCGCGCCCACGTCACGCCGCAGCAGGCGGCCGCGGCGCTCATGTCGCCGccctcgctgtcgccgccgccggggttcGCCACCGGCAGCGAGGTGGTGGCGCCCGCCGTGCGCGCCGACGGCAGCATCGACTGGCGCCCGGTCATggcgcacccgccgccgctgtaCTCGCCGCCCGGCTGGGGCGGCGGCCATGCCTACGACTtcttgcagccgccgccgccgtcgccgccgttgccgtcgtGCGACGACGACATGGTCGACGTCGTAGATGAGAGCAGCGCTTCGCTTTGGAGCTTTGACACGCGAGACTCCTACTTCCGATACTAA